In a genomic window of Arachnia rubra:
- a CDS encoding Fic/DOC family protein gives MTRFESWEDYFYPETYDSARGYGTLRNKLGIRDATELRRQEYALVFSRQAELHTAPNLLGRTYDVAHVRAIHRYLFQDVYEWAGEFRTVDMAKGTGVFAHWDTGIQDRLEDVHYIEAYS, from the coding sequence GTGACTCGGTTTGAGTCCTGGGAGGATTACTTCTACCCGGAAACCTATGATTCTGCCCGTGGGTATGGGACGTTACGGAACAAACTGGGCATTCGTGATGCGACGGAACTACGCCGTCAGGAATACGCTTTGGTATTCAGTCGTCAAGCGGAGCTTCATACTGCCCCGAATCTCCTTGGGCGTACCTACGATGTCGCACATGTCCGGGCCATTCACCGTTATCTCTTCCAGGACGTCTATGAATGGGCAGGCGAGTTCCGCACCGTTGACATGGCGAAGGGAACCGGCGTGTTCGCGCACTGGGATACGGGGATCCAGGATCGTTTGGAGGATGTCCACTACATCGAGGCTTATTCATAG
- a CDS encoding antitoxin VbhA family protein has translation MSKTLDVVQRWPELFTDLDQGQHDAVLQALAAGWHEGWEPNQRDVKNLVDKVSGRIDQAEYIRRVRETAQTTNVA, from the coding sequence ATGAGCAAGACTCTTGACGTTGTACAGCGTTGGCCTGAGCTGTTCACAGATCTGGATCAGGGGCAGCATGATGCCGTACTCCAGGCTCTCGCCGCCGGTTGGCACGAAGGCTGGGAGCCCAATCAGAGGGATGTGAAGAACTTAGTCGATAAAGTCTCGGGCCGGATCGATCAGGCTGAGTATATACGTCGTGTCCGCGAGACAGCTCAAACTACTAACGTCGCGTGA
- a CDS encoding transposase family protein produces the protein MNTTTSLDRDQILNLCELIHTSRSGNLPPAGSRVLGLFRCIQVTVLILRHNLTQELLADIHTVSQATISRVVAVYTPLIAEALQNWVPSVGDLDPDRQYIIDGTLVSCWSWHDRPELYSGKHHTTGVNLQVACTLAGQLAWISPPLPGSVHDAKAIKESGFLAALDSQSHIGDKGYIGLGMITPAKKPAHGELTDSDKRNNTTINRVRYLIERVIANVKTWRVLHTDYRRPYNTFETTIQAVTGLIFAYSL, from the coding sequence GTGAATACTACCACAAGCCTTGACCGTGACCAGATCCTCAACCTGTGCGAACTGATCCACACATCCCGTTCCGGAAACCTTCCCCCGGCAGGGTCCCGTGTCCTGGGCTTGTTCCGCTGTATCCAGGTCACTGTGTTGATATTGCGGCACAATCTCACCCAGGAGTTGCTGGCCGACATCCACACAGTCTCCCAAGCCACCATCTCACGAGTGGTGGCGGTCTACACTCCCCTGATCGCCGAAGCCCTCCAGAACTGGGTGCCCAGTGTGGGGGACCTCGACCCGGACCGTCAGTACATCATCGACGGTACTCTGGTGTCCTGCTGGTCGTGGCACGACCGTCCCGAGCTGTACTCAGGCAAGCACCACACGACGGGGGTGAACCTGCAAGTGGCCTGCACCCTGGCCGGACAGCTCGCCTGGATCTCCCCGCCCCTGCCGGGTAGTGTGCATGATGCAAAGGCCATCAAGGAATCCGGCTTCCTCGCAGCCCTCGACAGTCAAAGTCATATTGGAGACAAAGGCTACATCGGATTGGGGATGATCACCCCCGCGAAGAAACCCGCCCATGGTGAACTCACCGACAGCGACAAAAGAAACAACACGACCATCAACCGCGTCCGCTACCTCATCGAACGTGTCATCGCGAACGTCAAAACCTGGCGTGTTCTACACACCGATTACCGCCGCCCCTACAACACCTTCGAAACCACAATACAAGCCGTCACAGGACTCATCTTCGCCTACAGTCTATGA